In one window of Legionella fallonii LLAP-10 DNA:
- a CDS encoding multicopper oxidase domain-containing protein — MASPNKRVELVFINKTGMAHPMNLHGHFFEITEIDGMLH, encoded by the coding sequence ATGGCTTCTCCAAATAAACGAGTAGAATTAGTGTTTATTAATAAAACTGGAATGGCGCACCCAATGAACCTCCATGGACATTTTTTTGAAATCACTGAAATTGATGGCATGCTGCACTAG
- a CDS encoding NAD-dependent formate dehydrogenase, whose translation MLNQSKQKIVCVLYDDPKNGFPPRYARDSIPELMRYPDGQSLPSPKAIDFKPGELLGSVSGGLGLRSFLEGLGHDFVVTSDKEGPQSVFAQELKDANIVISQPFWPAYLTRERIEQAPNLRLAITAGIGSDHVDLEAAKEHNITVCEVTFCNSISVAEHAVMMILALVRDFIPQYKTVVDGGWDIADCVSRSYDLEGMQVGCVAAGRIGLAVLKRLKPFDVGLHYTDKHRLPIQVEQELNLTFHPTVESLVTRCDVVSIHCPLHPETEHLFDDQLIKKMKRGAYLINTARGKICDRDAIAKALESGQLAGYAGDVWFPQPPSSSHPWRFMPHHAMTPHTSGTSLSAQARYAAGVREILECWFTNKPIRNEYLIMQHGHLAGVGAHSYSEGNTTIGVDV comes from the coding sequence ATGTTAAATCAGTCAAAACAAAAAATAGTCTGTGTGCTTTATGACGATCCTAAAAATGGTTTTCCACCACGTTATGCTCGTGATTCCATTCCTGAATTGATGCGCTATCCGGATGGCCAGTCTCTACCAAGTCCAAAGGCAATAGATTTTAAACCAGGAGAACTGTTAGGCTCGGTTAGTGGCGGTTTAGGTTTAAGATCTTTTCTTGAAGGATTAGGGCATGATTTTGTCGTGACCAGTGATAAAGAAGGGCCTCAATCAGTTTTTGCACAAGAATTAAAAGATGCCAATATAGTGATTTCTCAACCTTTTTGGCCTGCTTATTTAACTCGCGAACGAATAGAGCAAGCCCCTAATTTGCGACTGGCTATTACCGCTGGTATAGGTTCCGATCACGTTGATTTAGAGGCAGCCAAAGAACATAACATTACTGTATGTGAAGTTACTTTTTGTAATAGCATTAGTGTTGCAGAACACGCGGTCATGATGATTTTAGCCTTAGTACGTGATTTTATACCTCAATATAAGACGGTAGTTGATGGGGGATGGGATATTGCTGACTGCGTAAGCCGCTCTTATGATCTCGAAGGAATGCAAGTCGGATGTGTGGCTGCTGGACGTATTGGCTTGGCTGTTTTAAAACGGTTAAAACCTTTTGATGTGGGATTACATTATACAGACAAGCATCGACTTCCTATTCAAGTAGAGCAAGAGTTAAATCTTACCTTCCATCCAACGGTAGAGTCTTTAGTGACACGCTGTGATGTAGTTTCCATTCATTGTCCCCTACACCCAGAGACAGAACATTTATTTGATGATCAATTAATCAAAAAAATGAAACGTGGTGCTTATTTGATTAATACGGCGCGCGGCAAAATCTGTGATAGAGATGCTATTGCTAAGGCACTGGAGTCCGGACAATTAGCTGGTTACGCTGGCGATGTTTGGTTTCCTCAACCTCCATCAAGTAGTCACCCCTGGCGTTTTATGCCCCATCACGCAATGACTCCTCATACTTCAGGCACCTCATTATCCGCTCAAGCACGGTATGCCGCCGGGGTAAGAGAAATATTGGAGTGTTGGTTTACCAATAAGCCAATAAGAAATGAGTACTTGATTATGCAACATGGTCATTTAGCTGGAGTAGGAGCCCATTCTTATAGTGAGGGTAATACCACTATAGGTGTAGATGTGTAG